The region TCTTCGCCCACGCCCTGGGACTCTGGGAGCGGCTCGGTGGCTTGTCGGCGATGGCCGACGAGGCCGACCTGCTGGTCGGCCTGGCGCAGCTGGTGTCGGAGTCGAACGGCCTGGCCGGCGTCTCCCACATCAAGGAGAAGATCGCCGAGATGATCATCCACGCGACGCTGATCCGCGCGTCGCTGGAGGCGGCGATCTCGCACTGCCACTACGGCGACCAGGGCGCGGCGTTCCCGGACGAGCTGTTCACCAATGCCGGTAAGTACTACGGCGCCGCCAACTACAACCTGATGGTGCGCCACCTGCACGACATCGCCGGCGGCTCGGTCGTCACCGCGCCGTCGGTGGCCGACCTGGAGAACGCCGAGGTCGGGCCGCTGGTGCGCAAGTACATGGGCACGATGGACGGCGTCGACGGCGAGTTCCGCACCCGGCTGTTCCACACGATCCGCGACCTGACCGCAGACGCCTACGGCGGCTGGAAGTTCGTCACCAACATCCAGGCCGGTGGCGGGCTGTTCGCCCAGCGCATCGTCACCCGGCGCCACTACGACATGGAGTCGGCCCGGCAGCGCGCGCTCGACCTCGTCCGGGCCGGCGAGTGACGGCCGCGACCCACGTCGGAGACATCCGGGTCGAGGGTGTCGTCGACGGCATCGCCCGCGCCCTACCGTCCGAGGCCTTCCGCTGGGGGGCGGCGACACCGGGCAGCAGAGGCCTCGAGGACGCCGACTGGGAGCCGCACCGGCAGTTCCTCGCCGCCGACGGGATGCTCGAGATGGCGCTCGGCGGCTTCCTGGTGCGTACGGCGGACCGGGTGGTCCTCGTCGACGCGGGCATCGGCGTCTTCGACCGGGGCGTCTTCAAGGGCGGGGCGCTGCTCGACAACCTCGCGGCCGCCGGGGTCGGGACCGACGACGTGACCGACGTCGTCTTCACCCATCTGCACTTCGACCACACCGGCTGGGCGACCCGCGACGGCGCGCCGGTCTTCGGCAACGCGACCTACCGCTGCGACGCCGCCGACTGGGAGCACTTCGTCCCGCACGACGAGCGCGCGACCCGCAAGCTGGCGCCGATCGAGGACCGGCTCGAGACGTGGGACGCCGACGGCTCGCTGCTGCCGGGGATCGACGTGCGCCGTGCTCCCGGCCACACTCCGGGCAGCACCATCCTGGTCCTGTCGTCAGGTGCCGAGCGGGCGATGCTGCTCGGCGACGT is a window of Mycobacteriales bacterium DNA encoding:
- a CDS encoding MBL fold metallo-hydrolase: MTAATHVGDIRVEGVVDGIARALPSEAFRWGAATPGSRGLEDADWEPHRQFLAADGMLEMALGGFLVRTADRVVLVDAGIGVFDRGVFKGGALLDNLAAAGVGTDDVTDVVFTHLHFDHTGWATRDGAPVFGNATYRCDAADWEHFVPHDERATRKLAPIEDRLETWDADGSLLPGIDVRRAPGHTPGSTILVLSSGAERAMLLGDVVHCPVELLDDEWGTIGDVDADLARRTRVALARELESADVPVAAAHFPGLQFGRLLTAQGRRSWTV